A stretch of the Sphingobacterium thalpophilum genome encodes the following:
- a CDS encoding response regulator: MEDRKISVLYVDDEENNLFSFKATFRLKYKVFTAISGAEAIAIVKSNPIHVIITDQRMPEMTGVQFLEEIIKMDAAPMRILLTGYTDMAAVVDAVNKGKIFHYLNKPWNEAELDQTIQRAYEVYAERQKIVETNAKLESSNDQLEFMLRQKLLS, from the coding sequence ATGGAAGACAGGAAGATTTCGGTATTGTATGTTGATGACGAAGAAAACAATTTGTTTTCCTTTAAAGCGACATTCCGATTAAAATACAAAGTGTTTACAGCGATTAGCGGAGCGGAAGCAATTGCTATCGTAAAAAGTAACCCGATACATGTTATCATTACAGATCAACGTATGCCGGAGATGACAGGGGTGCAATTCTTGGAAGAGATCATTAAAATGGACGCGGCACCAATGCGGATTCTATTGACGGGATATACAGATATGGCCGCGGTAGTGGATGCTGTCAATAAGGGAAAGATATTTCATTACCTCAATAAGCCCTGGAACGAAGCGGAGCTCGATCAAACCATTCAGCGGGCTTATGAAGTCTATGCCGAACGGCAGAAAATCGTGGAGACAAACGCAAAGCTCGAGTCTTCCAATGACCAATTGGAGTTTATGCTGCGTCAAAAGTTGCTTTCTTAA
- a CDS encoding sensor histidine kinase, with amino-acid sequence MQKELEILYIDDELNNLVGFKANFRYNYIIHTASNTAEAEAILRSNPHIRIIFCDQRMPEEQGIEFLHRIKGVFPKPIRILLTAYADMNTVIDAINKGHIFRFVRKPWETEEIISAIEEANKFYVASSLLETKNQELQRAYDELDKFAYSVSHDLRDPLTGVLSAVKLGLEFDDINQIHELLNLMDSSLVSLDAYIDSLRDYYLLRRGELLLSDINFEELFDSVKEFYKMYTQNKEVAFNICVEQTENFRCDKAVLELILHNLLSNAFKYQHKGRADQFVSLSVEVSNRLARIVVRDNGIGISPEHIDDIFKLFFRASDQAKGMGFGLYNVQNALLKLQGTIDVQSHPNAGTTFTVTIPGK; translated from the coding sequence ATGCAGAAGGAACTTGAAATACTTTATATTGATGATGAGTTGAACAACCTTGTGGGTTTCAAAGCAAACTTTAGGTACAATTACATCATCCACACCGCATCGAATACTGCCGAAGCGGAAGCTATACTTCGTTCCAATCCGCATATACGTATTATCTTTTGCGACCAACGTATGCCTGAAGAACAGGGTATCGAGTTTCTCCATCGTATTAAGGGTGTTTTTCCAAAGCCGATCCGGATCTTACTGACAGCATATGCCGATATGAATACCGTGATAGACGCGATCAATAAGGGGCACATCTTTCGATTTGTTCGCAAACCCTGGGAGACCGAAGAAATTATTTCAGCCATCGAGGAAGCCAATAAATTCTATGTAGCCAGCTCCTTATTGGAAACTAAAAACCAAGAGCTCCAACGGGCTTACGACGAGCTTGATAAATTTGCGTACAGTGTAAGTCATGACCTGCGCGATCCGTTAACGGGCGTACTGTCGGCAGTCAAACTAGGGCTGGAGTTTGATGATATCAATCAGATCCACGAGTTGCTGAATTTGATGGACAGCTCGCTGGTCAGCCTAGATGCGTATATAGACAGCCTGCGCGATTACTATTTGCTGCGCAGAGGTGAACTGCTGTTGTCTGACATCAATTTTGAAGAGCTTTTTGACAGTGTGAAGGAGTTTTATAAGATGTATACGCAAAATAAAGAGGTCGCATTTAATATCTGTGTCGAACAAACGGAAAACTTCCGATGCGACAAAGCTGTTCTGGAACTTATTCTCCATAATCTATTATCCAACGCCTTTAAGTATCAACATAAGGGCCGCGCGGACCAATTCGTCAGCCTTTCAGTCGAAGTATCCAACCGCCTGGCGAGGATCGTTGTCCGTGACAATGGCATTGGCATTTCGCCAGAACATATCGATGATATCTTTAAGCTATTTTTTAGGGCAAGCGACCAAGCCAAGGGAATGGGATTCGGTTTATACAACGTACAAAATGCTTTGCTCAAGCTTCAAGGGACTATTGATGTACAATCGCACCCCAATGCGGGCACCACGTTTACAGTCACCATACCAGGAAAATAA
- a CDS encoding sensor histidine kinase, with the protein MKRWLVFLCLIVVTCWRPVLAQLTIDQQGKRLLAGRHLERYIGVENSSFSAILASSAFVPLDADVPNLGTSTSAVWLRFPIKNSSERDLDLLLEIAYPLLDEVELYSPSADGTYQSSALGEHRPFSARKYKVPQYVFDIHLPKQSETVLFLRIKSTEQIILPIYLTDEHRFMSQMNSESLISGIYMGIVFIMAIYNLFLFFSVRDKAYLYYVLYIVCAGVTQMGIEGYSFQYLWPSWPYLATRGPIIFGCLSGLSALLFADAFLQFSSNALRSRRIILIFIGLFSCGGILALSHLTQFAFFVMQATTGVGSLFVLYISYRIMINGFKPAKFFVYGWTVLLLGSIIFLLKDYSLLEYNNFTGNAVQIASVIEMALLSFGLAYRINILKQEKETSQAQALAISLENEQLIRQQNLVLEQKVSERTRELKESNTSLQTTLTQLKEAQSQLVAAEKMASLGQLTAGVAHEINNPINFVSSNVAPLKRDIKMIWETLAEVERIAFNTDLTDNEKQVQIKKFKEDLDIDYLKTEVDFLLKGMHDGAHRTAEIVKSLRIFSRVDEDTLQFADINEGIESTMIILNSLIDNSIAVEKRYGELPKVECHAGKLNQVFLNIITNAIYAINKKFNGRDGGKLWVETGIAEDRFSIFVKIGDNGIGIPPEIHDRIFEPFFTTKDVGEGTGLGMSIAYNTIAKHHGKIIVESELGQGSTFILNIPVEQKN; encoded by the coding sequence ATGAAGCGGTGGTTGGTCTTTCTATGTCTTATTGTTGTCACCTGCTGGAGGCCGGTGCTTGCGCAGCTTACCATTGATCAGCAGGGAAAGCGTCTGCTGGCCGGGCGCCATTTAGAACGCTACATTGGTGTGGAAAATTCGTCATTTTCGGCGATTTTGGCTTCCTCAGCTTTCGTTCCGCTCGACGCGGATGTGCCTAATCTAGGGACGTCGACATCCGCTGTATGGCTACGTTTTCCGATTAAAAACAGTTCGGAGCGAGACCTTGACCTTTTACTGGAAATCGCCTATCCTTTATTGGATGAGGTGGAACTATACAGTCCCAGTGCTGATGGGACCTATCAGTCTTCAGCACTGGGTGAGCATCGCCCTTTTTCTGCCCGAAAATATAAGGTGCCCCAATATGTCTTTGATATACATCTGCCAAAACAGTCTGAAACTGTTCTCTTCCTTCGCATCAAAAGCACAGAACAGATTATCCTTCCGATTTACCTCACCGATGAGCATAGATTCATGTCTCAAATGAATAGTGAAAGCCTTATCAGTGGAATCTATATGGGGATCGTCTTTATTATGGCGATATATAATCTTTTTCTGTTTTTCTCTGTGCGTGACAAAGCCTATCTCTATTACGTGCTTTATATAGTTTGTGCAGGGGTTACCCAGATGGGTATCGAAGGCTACAGTTTTCAGTATCTATGGCCCAGCTGGCCTTATCTGGCCACAAGAGGACCTATTATTTTCGGGTGCCTCTCGGGCCTCAGTGCATTGCTTTTTGCCGACGCATTTCTTCAGTTCTCGAGCAACGCGTTGCGGTCCCGGCGCATCATCTTGATCTTTATCGGTCTGTTTTCTTGCGGGGGTATCCTGGCCTTAAGCCATCTCACTCAGTTCGCTTTCTTTGTCATGCAAGCGACGACGGGGGTCGGTTCGCTATTTGTTCTTTATATATCCTACCGGATTATGATAAATGGCTTTAAACCCGCAAAATTCTTTGTCTACGGATGGACAGTACTGCTGCTGGGTTCGATCATATTTTTACTTAAGGACTATAGTCTGCTGGAGTACAATAATTTTACGGGTAATGCAGTACAGATTGCATCAGTTATTGAAATGGCACTGCTCTCTTTCGGCCTTGCTTACCGGATTAACATCCTGAAACAGGAGAAGGAAACATCGCAGGCTCAAGCCTTGGCTATTTCACTGGAAAATGAGCAGCTCATCCGGCAACAGAATCTTGTCCTTGAACAAAAAGTCAGCGAGCGTACCCGTGAGCTGAAAGAGTCCAACACATCATTGCAGACGACATTGACACAACTGAAAGAAGCACAGTCCCAACTCGTAGCCGCCGAAAAAATGGCATCTTTAGGCCAGCTTACCGCCGGCGTTGCCCATGAGATCAATAACCCTATAAACTTTGTTTCTTCTAACGTAGCCCCATTGAAAAGAGATATCAAGATGATATGGGAAACCCTTGCCGAAGTTGAGCGAATCGCTTTTAATACAGACCTTACGGATAATGAGAAGCAGGTGCAGATCAAGAAGTTTAAAGAGGATCTGGACATTGATTATTTGAAGACTGAAGTAGATTTTCTGCTAAAGGGAATGCATGACGGGGCGCATCGTACTGCAGAAATTGTCAAAAGTTTACGCATCTTTTCGCGTGTGGATGAAGATACGTTACAATTTGCCGATATCAATGAAGGCATTGAATCTACCATGATCATATTGAACAGTCTGATCGATAACTCAATTGCTGTAGAAAAGCGCTATGGAGAGCTGCCCAAGGTCGAGTGCCATGCAGGTAAGCTTAATCAGGTGTTTTTAAATATAATCACCAATGCCATTTACGCGATCAACAAAAAATTTAATGGCCGCGATGGAGGTAAATTATGGGTGGAAACAGGGATCGCTGAAGACCGTTTTTCTATTTTTGTGAAAATCGGCGATAACGGGATTGGTATCCCGCCGGAAATACACGACAGGATTTTTGAACCTTTTTTTACAACCAAGGATGTCGGTGAAGGAACGGGGCTGGGTATGTCAATAGCCTATAATACGATCGCCAAGCACCATGGTAAAATAATAGTTGAATCAGAATTAGGGCAGGGTTCGACCTTCATTTTAAACATTCCAGTGGAGCAAAAGAACTGA
- a CDS encoding methyltransferase domain-containing protein: MDKKHYGAGYLQDTADFLKQLKIQSYSPFNNIKTGVIADLGCGTGMDAINLAQMLGSEVRVVGVDHDEALIEHAKSSSKDIGNVSFVQGEVYQLDFENESIDGVRMERVVQHLTAPDKMFQEVYRILRPGQPIVIVETIWNSLTLYTNQVGIEAKIGHYLTEEKVNNGWAGNKLTADLLAHGFQEVRLQTSCMVSRSREEANRYLYLDKILLEMFDKGKLSQSELDDFQRALDRADECGCFLVSMNLVIAEAKK; encoded by the coding sequence ATGGATAAGAAACATTATGGTGCCGGTTATTTACAAGATACCGCAGATTTTCTAAAACAATTAAAAATACAGTCCTATTCCCCTTTTAACAACATCAAAACAGGTGTAATCGCCGATTTGGGCTGCGGAACGGGAATGGATGCCATCAACCTTGCTCAGATGCTGGGCAGTGAAGTGCGTGTCGTTGGAGTGGATCACGACGAGGCGCTAATTGAGCATGCAAAATCTAGCAGTAAGGATATCGGTAATGTCAGTTTCGTGCAAGGGGAAGTGTACCAGCTCGATTTTGAAAATGAAAGCATCGACGGTGTGCGGATGGAACGTGTGGTGCAACACCTCACTGCTCCTGACAAAATGTTTCAGGAGGTATACCGCATACTGCGTCCCGGACAACCTATTGTGATCGTAGAGACCATTTGGAATAGCCTGACGCTATATACCAATCAGGTCGGTATCGAGGCTAAAATAGGTCATTATCTAACAGAAGAAAAGGTCAATAATGGCTGGGCAGGCAACAAGCTTACGGCAGATCTTCTAGCGCATGGATTTCAAGAGGTGCGATTGCAGACGTCCTGTATGGTCTCCCGATCGAGAGAAGAGGCGAACCGCTATCTGTATTTAGATAAAATCCTCCTGGAGATGTTTGATAAAGGAAAATTAAGTCAATCCGAACTCGACGATTTTCAACGGGCTCTTGACAGGGCCGATGAGTGCGGCTGCTTTTTAGTTTCGATGAATTTAGTCATTGCGGAGGCAAAGAAATAG
- a CDS encoding metal-dependent hydrolase family protein: MYLRHIFTIIYVALSLHAVEAQQKLLLLQDVKLIDHSSQSLTGPRHVLIRGNLIEKISDSPISLPDENLFKIDARGKTLIPGLIDAHVHLVFGALTMPQMMTSDLSEEFLLERVGQSAQKMLLRGFTSVRDVGGPIFPLKSAIDKGKLAGPRIWPSGATISQTAGHGDFRTPEEKSRRFFGIVSRAERYGATFIADGRDEVLTAVRENLRFGASQIKLMAGGGTSSAYDPVDVTQYTLDEMKAAVEAAEDWGTYVTVHAYTARAVRRAVEAGVRCVEHGQLLDEETIRLLAEKGVWLSLQNLVEDTPDMDPQRRIKRRPVIEGQTKVWPMAKKYGVKLAWGTDFLFEPDLNEQQNSFLLRLQKWFTNAEIIKMVTQDNAALLQLAGLRSPYPGKLGVIEEGAMADMLLVDGDPLKDLKLLADPNKNFLLIVKDGQIFKNILQTRQ; the protein is encoded by the coding sequence ATGTATTTACGCCATATATTTACCATCATTTACGTTGCGCTCAGCCTTCATGCTGTAGAAGCACAACAAAAGCTTCTGCTGCTGCAAGATGTCAAACTCATCGATCACTCTTCACAGTCACTTACTGGGCCACGGCATGTACTCATTCGGGGCAATCTGATCGAAAAGATCAGCGATTCTCCTATTAGCCTTCCAGACGAGAATCTGTTTAAGATTGACGCCAGAGGAAAAACTTTGATTCCGGGCTTAATCGACGCGCATGTGCATTTGGTTTTTGGGGCATTGACGATGCCCCAGATGATGACAAGCGATCTCTCCGAAGAGTTTCTGCTCGAGAGAGTGGGACAATCGGCACAGAAAATGTTGCTGCGGGGATTTACCAGTGTCCGTGACGTCGGTGGACCTATATTTCCGCTAAAATCTGCGATCGACAAGGGCAAACTCGCTGGACCACGGATCTGGCCATCGGGCGCGACGATAAGCCAAACCGCTGGCCATGGTGATTTTAGGACGCCGGAAGAGAAATCGCGTCGATTTTTCGGCATCGTGTCAAGAGCGGAAAGATATGGGGCCACTTTTATTGCCGATGGCCGCGATGAAGTATTGACGGCCGTCCGTGAAAATCTCCGCTTTGGCGCGAGCCAAATTAAACTAATGGCCGGGGGCGGCACTTCTTCTGCCTATGATCCAGTAGATGTGACCCAATATACCCTTGATGAAATGAAGGCCGCGGTAGAAGCGGCGGAGGACTGGGGCACCTATGTCACTGTGCACGCCTATACGGCAAGAGCCGTGCGACGAGCTGTCGAAGCAGGTGTCAGATGTGTAGAACATGGCCAATTGCTGGACGAAGAAACCATACGGCTGCTGGCCGAAAAAGGCGTCTGGCTCAGCCTGCAAAACCTGGTAGAAGATACCCCTGATATGGATCCACAACGCCGCATCAAACGTAGGCCAGTGATTGAGGGCCAGACAAAAGTATGGCCGATGGCAAAAAAATATGGTGTTAAGCTGGCTTGGGGAACGGATTTCCTTTTTGAACCCGACTTAAATGAACAGCAAAACTCATTTTTGCTCCGGCTTCAAAAATGGTTTACCAACGCCGAAATTATTAAAATGGTCACACAGGACAATGCAGCCTTGTTACAGCTGGCGGGACTCCGCAGCCCGTATCCCGGTAAGCTCGGTGTGATTGAAGAAGGAGCTATGGCGGACATGCTTCTGGTTGATGGAGATCCGCTCAAAGATCTAAAGCTTTTGGCAGACCCCAACAAAAACTTCCTGCTTATTGTCAAAGATGGCCAGATTTTTAAAAACATTTTGCAGACTCGACAATAA
- a CDS encoding SH3 domain-containing protein has product MMKKLPFLPIRMILSVAVLAGLSCSCGNPAKNTQVRQRDSAQSAILSARDTVAAPEFPALPINYDQTTVLKNVYVIDREGAVLRQGADQKAPALGRYPYGTKLDVIGEEGDWIAVMDRIQRSQKEADGQTIEVTRWEKVYVAKAKLGTQDKIKLSPKDLNLILLQKVGDKENYYEKGQPLDKYLHLELIDEQTFQAAKRTAQDEMLKDTLSYKKTGMTLDLPLKNGRRLTFTDHDIDNELHARYDYMGHYDFLNAYAVSGSYWESGDVRLFDRNDGHLIVECGDYPHFSTDKKYLMTLHADPYETTGDLQLFHVKQGKIAPMLFFSFKCWMPAGEEDLTFWGRDGHIYAAVNHIDAYWTEKGFLSDRYQFLRIKVLEP; this is encoded by the coding sequence ATGATGAAAAAACTGCCTTTTTTACCGATTCGGATGATCCTGAGCGTAGCTGTTTTGGCTGGGCTATCCTGCTCCTGTGGCAATCCGGCAAAAAATACGCAAGTTCGCCAAAGAGATTCGGCGCAGTCTGCTATTCTTTCTGCCAGAGATACTGTGGCAGCACCGGAATTTCCGGCATTACCGATCAATTATGACCAGACCACGGTGCTTAAAAACGTGTATGTCATAGACCGCGAAGGAGCCGTGCTGCGTCAGGGAGCAGATCAGAAGGCTCCCGCGCTCGGAAGATACCCTTATGGTACAAAGCTGGACGTTATTGGCGAAGAGGGTGATTGGATAGCGGTGATGGATCGCATCCAGCGTAGTCAGAAAGAAGCCGACGGACAGACCATTGAGGTTACGAGATGGGAAAAGGTCTATGTGGCAAAGGCGAAGCTTGGCACGCAGGATAAGATCAAACTTTCGCCCAAAGATCTGAATCTTATTCTACTACAGAAGGTCGGTGATAAGGAAAATTATTATGAAAAGGGACAGCCCTTGGACAAGTATCTGCACTTGGAGCTGATAGACGAACAAACCTTCCAGGCTGCTAAACGTACCGCGCAGGATGAAATGCTGAAGGATACGCTTTCCTATAAAAAGACGGGAATGACCTTGGATTTACCCTTAAAAAACGGTAGACGGTTGACCTTTACTGATCATGACATAGACAACGAGCTTCACGCCAGATACGATTATATGGGACATTACGATTTTCTGAATGCCTATGCGGTAAGCGGCAGTTATTGGGAGAGTGGAGATGTGCGGCTCTTTGATCGAAACGATGGCCATCTGATCGTAGAATGTGGCGATTATCCGCATTTCTCGACAGACAAAAAATACTTGATGACCCTGCATGCCGATCCGTACGAAACGACAGGAGACCTGCAGCTCTTCCACGTGAAACAAGGTAAGATTGCACCCATGCTTTTTTTTAGCTTTAAGTGCTGGATGCCGGCGGGAGAGGAAGATCTCACTTTTTGGGGCAGGGATGGACATATTTACGCAGCAGTCAATCATATCGATGCCTACTGGACCGAGAAGGGATTCTTGAGTGATAGATACCAGTTTCTTCGGATCAAGGTACTCGAACCTTAA
- a CDS encoding LytR/AlgR family response regulator transcription factor, with product MRILIIEDELPSARLLRRKLEHLGYTVLATLQTVEESVKWFAKNADPDLILMDIQLADGISFDILEQVKPAAAIIFTTSYDDYMLRAFKQNSIDYLLKPIDDTELKNAIEKFIQFRKPVQQMDLRALESFFSRGGAMYKERFTIRIGQFLKVVTTKQVECIYSENKGTYVYTSENGNYLLDQSLDALEMQLSPTDFFRINRSAIIHFDAIKKIAVHSNARLKVFLHHYGSEDLIVSREKVAAFKKWLDK from the coding sequence ATGAGAATATTAATTATTGAGGATGAATTGCCTTCGGCAAGATTACTGCGGCGCAAACTGGAACATTTGGGCTATACTGTCCTCGCTACATTGCAGACGGTGGAAGAGTCCGTTAAGTGGTTTGCCAAAAATGCAGATCCTGACCTGATCCTGATGGACATTCAGCTTGCCGACGGAATTTCATTCGATATTCTTGAGCAGGTAAAACCTGCCGCGGCAATTATTTTCACAACATCTTATGATGATTATATGTTGCGTGCCTTTAAACAGAACAGCATTGATTATCTTCTAAAGCCAATTGATGATACCGAACTCAAAAATGCTATCGAGAAATTTATTCAATTTCGAAAACCTGTTCAGCAAATGGACTTAAGAGCGCTCGAATCCTTCTTTAGCAGAGGTGGGGCGATGTATAAAGAACGGTTTACCATCCGGATAGGCCAGTTTCTAAAAGTTGTCACAACGAAACAAGTCGAATGTATCTATAGCGAGAACAAGGGAACATATGTCTATACGTCGGAAAACGGAAATTATCTTTTGGACCAAAGTCTTGACGCGCTGGAGATGCAACTGTCGCCCACTGACTTTTTCAGGATCAACCGTAGCGCTATTATTCATTTTGATGCCATCAAAAAGATAGCCGTCCATTCCAACGCTAGATTAAAAGTTTTCCTTCACCATTATGGGTCCGAGGACCTTATTGTATCACGGGAAAAGGTCGCCGCCTTCAAAAAATGGTTAGATAAATAA
- a CDS encoding sensor histidine kinase encodes MKRLPYKTIVQALLASFVVCMYFVVVAKLDRRDIPWLSFFLHPHMARGLLYGFLLFLGNVYLSKWVSDRYPSGRDFGKRMIVFYTGSIILTILVVFVVNAFFSGLFVADGPKSFSQRFVDFIYQQHVIYYFQITVTSLFISMVFFGFYFYKRFKDYQIKESQQEKQQISAQFASLKNQLDPHFLFNSLNVLNSLIEEDPKKASIFTTNLSRIYRYVLEHKDKSLVPLQEELTFSKAYLSLLSLRFEDGIDIHMELDEVAPQEQLLPLSLQLLIENVVKHNVISFKNPLLLRIYRKEDYLIVENKVQKKKVLHQQSGIGLKNIAERYALLSDRPVNIWQNDKTFCVELPIIKTDLAI; translated from the coding sequence GTGAAAAGACTACCTTATAAAACCATTGTACAGGCTTTACTGGCAAGCTTCGTTGTCTGCATGTATTTTGTGGTCGTAGCTAAGCTTGACCGCAGGGATATCCCTTGGTTATCTTTTTTTCTCCATCCCCATATGGCCAGAGGTTTGCTATATGGCTTCTTGCTTTTCCTTGGGAATGTATACCTTTCAAAATGGGTATCCGACAGATATCCGTCGGGCAGAGATTTTGGAAAGAGGATGATCGTTTTTTATACTGGAAGCATCATTTTAACCATACTTGTGGTTTTTGTTGTCAATGCTTTTTTCTCTGGTTTATTTGTTGCCGATGGTCCCAAAAGTTTTTCACAGCGTTTTGTTGATTTTATCTATCAACAGCATGTTATCTATTACTTCCAAATAACGGTCACCTCTTTGTTTATTTCCATGGTTTTCTTTGGCTTTTATTTTTATAAACGATTTAAAGACTACCAGATCAAAGAAAGTCAGCAGGAAAAGCAGCAGATCTCAGCCCAATTTGCCTCATTAAAGAACCAACTCGATCCCCATTTTTTATTCAACAGCTTAAATGTACTGAATAGCCTTATTGAGGAAGATCCCAAAAAAGCGAGCATCTTTACCACAAATCTTTCCAGAATATACCGCTATGTTCTGGAGCATAAAGATAAGAGTCTTGTTCCCTTGCAGGAAGAACTGACTTTCTCAAAAGCGTACCTCTCGTTACTTAGCCTCCGGTTTGAAGATGGCATAGATATCCACATGGAACTTGATGAAGTTGCTCCGCAAGAGCAGCTATTACCGCTTTCCCTTCAATTACTTATAGAAAATGTAGTTAAACATAATGTAATATCCTTTAAAAATCCCTTACTGTTGCGGATCTATCGAAAAGAAGACTATCTGATTGTGGAAAATAAGGTACAAAAAAAGAAAGTGCTGCATCAACAGTCCGGCATAGGACTGAAAAATATTGCGGAGCGTTATGCGTTGCTTTCCGACCGACCGGTCAATATCTGGCAAAATGACAAAACTTTTTGTGTTGAACTTCCGATCATAAAAACCGATCTAGCTATATAA
- a CDS encoding D-2-hydroxyacid dehydrogenase family protein translates to MQITVLDDYQDAVRHLNCFKLLDGHDVQILQQSYTDISELASILQDTEVLLLIRERTKITAELLQLLPKLRLISQTGKISNHLDLDACNAYRVAVAESSGSPVAPAELTWLLIMAGLRRLPEAVAAMKAGKWQINIGQSVAGKTIGIWGYGKIGRLVARYAKAFGAEAIVWGSEGSREEAVKDGCLAASSKSDFFHFADVITLHLRLLPATRGIVKLEDLRSMKPSALLVNTARAELIEPGALLQALRNGTPGAAAVDVYESEPVLDPQHPLFLLPNVICTPHLGYVEENAYEQLFKLAFENIVAFAQGRPQHIVNPQVLIAPAHG, encoded by the coding sequence ATGCAAATAACCGTTTTAGATGACTATCAGGATGCTGTCAGGCATCTGAATTGTTTCAAGTTGCTTGATGGTCATGATGTTCAGATATTGCAACAATCCTATACGGATATCAGTGAATTAGCTTCTATACTTCAGGATACGGAGGTGCTGCTCCTGATCCGTGAACGTACCAAAATCACTGCAGAATTGCTTCAGTTGCTTCCAAAGCTCCGGCTTATAAGTCAGACGGGTAAAATTTCCAACCATTTGGATCTGGACGCCTGTAACGCATACCGTGTGGCGGTGGCCGAAAGCTCCGGTTCGCCAGTCGCCCCCGCGGAATTGACCTGGCTTTTAATCATGGCCGGTCTGCGGAGATTGCCAGAAGCTGTTGCGGCCATGAAAGCCGGAAAATGGCAGATAAATATCGGTCAGTCGGTCGCAGGAAAAACCATCGGAATATGGGGCTACGGAAAAATTGGCCGGCTGGTAGCCAGATACGCAAAAGCTTTTGGTGCAGAAGCAATTGTTTGGGGAAGCGAAGGCTCCCGTGAAGAAGCGGTAAAAGATGGATGCCTGGCAGCATCAAGCAAGTCTGACTTTTTCCACTTTGCCGATGTGATTACCTTGCACCTACGTTTGCTCCCTGCAACCCGCGGAATCGTAAAACTTGAAGATCTGCGCTCCATGAAACCCTCTGCTTTGCTAGTGAATACTGCCCGGGCAGAACTGATTGAGCCAGGGGCTTTACTTCAGGCACTGAGAAACGGTACCCCGGGCGCTGCAGCAGTCGATGTCTATGAATCCGAGCCTGTGCTGGATCCCCAGCACCCCCTATTCCTTCTGCCCAATGTGATCTGCACACCGCATCTGGGATACGTGGAAGAAAATGCCTACGAGCAACTGTTTAAATTGGCTTTCGAAAATATCGTGGCTTTCGCACAGGGGCGTCCTCAGCATATTGTGAACCCTCAAGTACTCATAGCACCGGCGCATGGATAG